One region of Armigeres subalbatus isolate Guangzhou_Male chromosome 3, GZ_Asu_2, whole genome shotgun sequence genomic DNA includes:
- the LOC134222664 gene encoding uncharacterized protein LOC134222664, protein MGQMGIDDTRPVCPFRCEEIERNQLAKEWKSWKTALEIYFEAFSISDQKVMRAKLLHFGGKQLQRVYANLPDVDKLPLVSTQQNWYDVAIEKFDEFFEPGRQYILERCRLRKIRQEKNERFAHFVMRIRQQLADCGLERYAVDVRSVLTEIFVVDIIVEGCASEELRRRILQKDVTLAEVEEMGSMMEGVEQQVKDLSSLTSKEGQSGSAFQVESRQSKEKKYPVNRGNRRRTVTRHEKNFREVTCYNCGTKGHIATSTECKARNQTCRRCQRKGHFEAVCRKRSSSAMVANPKKVMLVEDTEAVSNVSAAGEAYTQDMDEETKRKPYYCFYFGSESNTLEFKLGGVSLNMLVDSGSDVNLITSSEWEKLKQHRVVVQEMQRGAADIIKGYGSEVPLRIVGTFFAELSVGAQVPQA, encoded by the coding sequence ATCGATGACACTCGGCCGGTTTGCCCATTTCGGTGCGAAGAAATCGAACGGAATCAGTTGGCTAAGGAGTGGAAGAGTTGGAAAACAGCTCTAGAAATTTATTTCGAAGCGTTTAGTATTTCGGATCAGAAGGTCATGAGAGCTAAGTTGCTGCACTTTGGGGGCAAGCAACTGCAACGAGTTTATGCAAACTTGCCGGATGTTGATAAACTACCTTTGGTTTCGACGCAACAAAATTGGTACGATGTTGCTATAGaaaaatttgatgaattttttGAACCGGGTCGTCAGTACATCCTTGAGAGATGTCGTCTGCGAAAAATACGTCAAGAAAAGAATGAGAGATTTGCTCATTTTGTTATGCGTATTCGACAGCAGTTAGCTGATTGTGGCTTGGAAAGATACGCAGTGGATGTAAGAAGTGTACTGACCGAGATATTTGTAGTGGATATCATAGTCGAAGGATGTGCCTCAGAGGAACTGCGGCGGAGAATCCTGCAGAAAGATGTAACATTGGCTGAAGTAGAAGAAATGGGTTCAATGATGGAAGGCGTTGAGCAACAGGTTAAAGACCTTAGCTCATTGACGAGCAAAGAAGGTCAATCTGGGTCGGCATTCCAGGTTGAATCAAGACAGAGCAAAGAAAAGAAATATCCGGTTAACAGAGGAAATCGAAGGCGAACAGTCACCAGGCATGAGAAGAATTTTCGTGAAGTGACATGTTATAACTGCGGTACCAAGGGACACATTGCTACATCCACGGAGTGTAAAGCACGAAATCAAACATGTCGTCGGTGTCAACGCAAGGGTCATTTCGAAGCAGTTTGTCGAAAACGATCATCATCCGCAATGGTCGCTAATCCGAAAAAGGTTATGCTCGTGGAAGATACCGAAGCTGTTTCTAATGTATCAGCCGCTGGAGAAGCATATACACAGGACATGGATGaagaaacgaaacgaaaaccatattattgtttttatttcggATCGGAATCCAATACATTGGAATTCAAGCTGGGTGGAGTATCTCTGAACATGCTGGTAGACTCTGGATCCGACGTTAACTTGATTACGTCAAGCGAATGGGAAAAGCTTAAACAGCATAGAGTTGTTGTACAAGAAATGCAGAGAGGAGCTGCCGATATTATAAAAGGTTATGGAAGTGAAGTTCCATTGCGCATTGTGGGAACGTTTTTCGCTGAGCTATCAGTGGGCGCACAAGTGCCAC